A region from the Achromobacter seleniivolatilans genome encodes:
- the adhP gene encoding alcohol dehydrogenase AdhP, whose protein sequence is MNKTMKAAVARAFGKPLVIEEVAVPRPGPGELLVKIEACGVCHTDLHAVEGDWPVKPNPPFIPGHEGVGYVVGVGAGVTHVKEGDRVGIPWLYSACGHCEHCLGGWETLCEQQQNAGYSVNGGFAEYALAAADYVGLLPKNVGFVEIAPVLCAGVTVYKGLKMTDTRPGNWVVISGIGGLGHMAVQYAKAMGLNVAAVDIDDDKLEFAKRLGAEVTVNAKTTDPAAYLKREIGGAHGALITAVSPKAFEQALGMVRRGGTVALNGLPPGDFPLSIFDMVLNGVTVRGSIVGSRLDLQESLQFAEEGKVHATVATESLENINSVFDRMKKGQIEGRIVLDFA, encoded by the coding sequence ATGAATAAAACCATGAAGGCCGCAGTTGCACGAGCATTTGGCAAACCGCTAGTCATCGAAGAAGTCGCGGTGCCACGCCCGGGTCCCGGCGAGCTGCTGGTCAAGATCGAGGCCTGCGGCGTGTGCCACACCGATCTGCACGCCGTTGAAGGTGACTGGCCCGTCAAACCCAACCCCCCGTTCATTCCCGGCCACGAAGGCGTGGGCTACGTAGTGGGCGTAGGAGCGGGCGTCACCCATGTAAAGGAAGGCGATCGCGTCGGCATCCCCTGGCTGTACTCCGCCTGCGGTCATTGCGAACATTGCCTGGGCGGCTGGGAAACCTTGTGTGAACAGCAGCAGAACGCCGGCTACTCGGTCAATGGCGGTTTTGCGGAATATGCGCTGGCGGCCGCCGACTATGTCGGCCTGCTGCCCAAGAATGTGGGCTTTGTCGAAATCGCCCCCGTGCTGTGCGCGGGCGTCACGGTCTACAAGGGATTGAAAATGACGGACACCCGCCCGGGCAACTGGGTAGTGATCTCGGGTATTGGCGGCCTGGGCCATATGGCGGTGCAATATGCGAAGGCCATGGGCTTGAACGTGGCCGCCGTGGATATCGACGACGACAAGCTGGAATTCGCCAAGCGGCTGGGCGCTGAAGTCACCGTCAACGCCAAGACCACCGATCCTGCGGCTTACCTGAAGCGGGAAATTGGCGGCGCGCACGGTGCGCTGATCACGGCGGTATCGCCCAAAGCCTTCGAACAAGCCCTGGGCATGGTGCGCCGCGGCGGTACGGTGGCGCTTAACGGTTTGCCGCCCGGCGACTTTCCTTTGTCGATCTTCGACATGGTGTTGAACGGCGTGACGGTGCGGGGCTCAATCGTAGGGTCGCGGCTGGACTTGCAAGAATCGCTACAGTTCGCCGAAGAGGGCAAGGTGCACGCAACCGTCGCCACGGAAAGCCTGGAGAATATCAACAGCGTGTTTGACCGCATGAAGAAGGGCCAGATCGAAGGCCGTATCGTGCTCGACTTCGCCTGA
- a CDS encoding ribbon-helix-helix domain-containing protein, with protein sequence MCEIFIRASEQSYAPEARSLRLHGVATSLRLEQLFWQVLEEIAGRDGMRVTQLIERLYDELIEYRGEAANFTSFLRVCCLRYQLLQAEGRIPLDAGVPIGSLNAQAVLEGLPSSLYDAQPLRSKRPVAA encoded by the coding sequence ATGTGTGAAATCTTTATCCGCGCGAGCGAGCAGTCCTACGCGCCCGAAGCCCGTTCCTTGCGGCTGCATGGCGTGGCGACCAGCTTGCGGCTTGAGCAACTGTTCTGGCAGGTGCTGGAAGAGATCGCCGGGCGTGATGGCATGCGTGTCACGCAGCTGATCGAACGTTTGTACGATGAACTCATTGAATATCGCGGCGAGGCCGCCAACTTCACCTCTTTCCTGCGCGTGTGCTGCCTGCGCTATCAGCTGTTGCAGGCTGAAGGGCGGATTCCGCTGGACGCCGGCGTGCCTATCGGGTCGCTGAATGCCCAAGCGGTGCTGGAAGGGCTGCCGTCCTCGTTGTATGACGCGCAGCCGTTGCGGTCCAAGCGCCCTGTCGCTGCATAG
- the pbpG gene encoding D-alanyl-D-alanine endopeptidase: MAFSWKRAIANAIAPAALAVCALLPPAALAAKNSDPCKTNAKSAACKAQQAKKAPAPKAASGKGAAGKQAAAPAAKKGAPAGKKAAPPKSASADKKAPPKGGKQAAGKATPPKKAAAGTGKNGKPNKPSRADRVAAAASAAAMPPPAVSVRAEAAALRSSTAYVQDLETSTVLFAKNENVVRPIASISKLMTAVVVVDANLPMDEMLEITDEDVDGLKHTTSRLRVGTKLSRGDMLHLALMSSENRAANALGRNYPGGLPAFVAAMNAKAQSLGMPSTRFIEPTGLSSNNVSSPHDLARLLRAASQRPLIHRYSTDTEYEVEINNRTQTFRNTNLLVRKPDWDIKVSKTGYINEAGECLVMLARINGRDLAIVLLDSQGKLSRIGDAVRIRRIVQSEVALASIQSGG, translated from the coding sequence ATGGCATTTTCCTGGAAACGTGCAATTGCGAACGCGATAGCGCCTGCGGCGCTGGCGGTGTGCGCGCTCCTGCCCCCCGCCGCGCTCGCCGCGAAGAATTCAGACCCCTGCAAGACCAACGCCAAGTCGGCGGCTTGCAAGGCGCAACAAGCAAAGAAAGCCCCCGCGCCCAAAGCGGCGTCGGGTAAAGGCGCCGCTGGCAAACAAGCCGCCGCCCCCGCTGCAAAGAAAGGCGCGCCCGCCGGCAAGAAGGCCGCTCCGCCCAAGTCTGCTTCGGCCGATAAGAAGGCGCCGCCCAAGGGTGGCAAGCAGGCCGCAGGAAAAGCCACGCCGCCCAAGAAGGCCGCAGCCGGCACCGGTAAAAACGGCAAACCCAACAAACCGTCACGCGCTGACCGCGTGGCCGCCGCCGCCAGCGCCGCAGCGATGCCGCCGCCCGCGGTTTCCGTGCGCGCCGAAGCAGCCGCCCTGCGTTCCAGCACGGCCTATGTGCAAGACCTGGAAACGTCGACCGTCCTTTTCGCCAAAAACGAAAACGTCGTGCGCCCCATCGCTTCGATTTCCAAGCTGATGACCGCCGTGGTCGTGGTGGACGCCAACCTGCCGATGGATGAAATGCTGGAGATTACCGACGAAGACGTCGATGGTCTGAAGCACACGACATCCCGCCTTCGTGTGGGCACCAAGCTCTCGCGCGGCGATATGCTGCATCTGGCGCTGATGTCTTCCGAGAATCGCGCAGCCAATGCGCTGGGCCGCAACTATCCGGGCGGTTTGCCGGCATTTGTGGCCGCCATGAATGCCAAGGCGCAGTCGCTCGGCATGCCCAGCACGCGCTTCATTGAGCCGACAGGCTTGTCCAGCAACAACGTGTCGTCGCCGCACGATCTGGCGCGCCTGTTGCGCGCCGCGTCGCAGCGCCCGCTGATCCACCGCTACTCGACCGATACCGAGTACGAGGTCGAGATCAACAACCGCACGCAGACCTTCCGCAATACCAACCTGCTGGTGCGTAAGCCCGACTGGGACATCAAGGTCTCCAAGACCGGCTACATCAACGAAGCGGGCGAATGCCTGGTGATGCTGGCCCGCATCAATGGCCGTGACCTGGCCATCGTGCTGCTGGATTCACAAGGCAAGCTGTCGCGCATCGGGGATGCCGTGCGCATCCGCCGCATTGTGCAAAGCGAAGTGGCTTTGGCGTCCATTCAATCAGGCGGCTGA
- a CDS encoding enoyl-CoA hydratase/isomerase family protein, translating into MTPTFHTILLDVQDRVATVTLNRPDSRNALNSLMCAELVRVMESLATDPLVHVVLIQAAGAAFCAGADLKERKTMNTSEMTARRVQGFAAYGAIERLPQPVIAVVQGPAFGSGCEIAAACDFVLASSEAIFCYPEVGWGTVGATQRLPRIAGARKAKELLFTGRRFGAAEACEIGLVNHMYAPDALQPEALEMAKKIAGASPLTVRLTKRSIDQGLATTREGAMAIELLAIEENLRGTDWQQAIAGFGAPAQGDRA; encoded by the coding sequence ATGACCCCGACCTTTCACACGATCTTGCTCGACGTGCAGGACCGTGTCGCCACGGTGACGCTGAACCGTCCCGACAGCCGCAACGCGCTGAATTCCCTTATGTGCGCCGAATTGGTGCGGGTCATGGAGTCTTTGGCAACAGATCCCCTCGTGCACGTAGTCTTGATCCAGGCCGCTGGCGCCGCTTTCTGCGCCGGCGCGGACCTGAAAGAGCGCAAGACGATGAACACATCAGAAATGACCGCCAGGCGCGTGCAGGGTTTTGCCGCCTACGGCGCGATTGAGCGCCTGCCCCAGCCGGTGATCGCAGTAGTGCAGGGCCCGGCCTTCGGATCGGGCTGCGAGATTGCCGCTGCCTGCGATTTTGTGCTGGCTTCATCGGAAGCCATTTTTTGCTATCCCGAAGTGGGTTGGGGCACGGTGGGCGCGACCCAACGCCTGCCGCGCATAGCAGGCGCGCGCAAGGCCAAGGAACTGCTGTTTACCGGCCGCCGCTTCGGTGCGGCCGAAGCTTGCGAGATCGGCCTGGTGAACCATATGTATGCGCCAGATGCGCTGCAACCGGAAGCGCTTGAGATGGCAAAAAAGATTGCGGGCGCGTCGCCCCTGACCGTCAGGCTGACCAAACGCAGCATCGATCAAGGCTTGGCCACCACGCGCGAAGGCGCTATGGCGATTGAGCTGCTGGCCATCGAAGAAAACTTGCGCGGCACGGATTGGCAGCAGGCGATTGCTGGATTCGGCGCGCCGGCCCAGGGAGACCGCGCATGA
- a CDS encoding AMP-binding protein: MITAPITLSQALDRVARERPQAQAFVAPGERHDWRAMREQSQRIARALHAAGVRHGDHVGVLLGNSGVWVQIFYACAMLGAVTVPVNTRFKTEELEFCLKQSNVKVLLTADIFLGIDFLELLTQVEPALASAGGLPGERLPCLRQVVVLGERCPAGAQAWDAFLAAGDAVDDAQLQACIEAVAPDDVLLIQYTSGTTSFPKGVMLTHANMLTNAWAVAQRIGVSADDRYFSIRPYFHVAGTTLSILVSLMTGCCLLTLPKFDVADALQMLDAERCTLTSGNDTIFLMLMGHPDFDRSRIHLRGGWAAAGPQVMQKIRDVMGVPGMCNAYGQSEASPNITLSSFDDPFSLRAAGWALPHPGMQVRIVDPGTGSPVPVGEAGEIQARGWSVMKGYYNMPEATARALGADGWLSTGDLGEMDADGRMRMVGRLKDMFRVGGENVAPAEVEEVLHAHPAVRMAQVVGVPDARLGEVPAAFVLLKDGQDSTAAELTAWCKSRCANYKVPRYVAVVDSFENIGMTGSSKVQKNKLRAHAVALFGLEQPA; this comes from the coding sequence ATGATCACCGCGCCGATTACGCTGTCTCAGGCATTGGACCGTGTTGCACGGGAACGTCCGCAGGCGCAGGCGTTTGTCGCACCGGGCGAACGTCATGATTGGCGCGCCATGCGTGAGCAATCGCAGCGCATCGCGCGTGCGCTCCACGCCGCAGGCGTGCGGCATGGTGATCATGTCGGCGTGCTGTTGGGCAATAGCGGCGTGTGGGTGCAGATTTTCTACGCCTGCGCGATGCTGGGCGCAGTCACCGTCCCGGTCAATACGCGCTTCAAAACCGAAGAGCTTGAGTTCTGTCTGAAGCAGTCGAACGTCAAGGTGCTGCTGACGGCGGACATCTTTCTAGGCATCGATTTTCTAGAATTGCTGACGCAAGTGGAACCGGCCTTGGCCAGCGCTGGCGGTCTGCCCGGCGAACGCCTGCCTTGTTTGCGCCAGGTCGTCGTGCTGGGAGAGCGCTGCCCGGCTGGCGCGCAAGCGTGGGATGCGTTCCTTGCTGCGGGTGATGCCGTGGACGACGCGCAGTTACAGGCTTGCATAGAGGCCGTTGCGCCTGACGATGTGCTGTTGATTCAATACACCTCTGGCACGACCTCGTTTCCCAAAGGCGTGATGCTGACGCACGCCAACATGTTGACCAACGCTTGGGCCGTGGCCCAGCGCATCGGCGTGAGCGCCGACGACCGCTATTTCAGCATTCGCCCGTACTTCCACGTGGCCGGCACTACGCTGTCGATATTGGTGAGCCTGATGACGGGCTGCTGTCTGCTGACGCTGCCCAAGTTTGACGTGGCCGATGCGTTGCAGATGCTGGATGCCGAACGCTGCACACTCACATCCGGCAACGATACGATCTTCCTGATGTTGATGGGGCATCCCGACTTCGACCGTTCGCGTATTCATCTGCGTGGCGGTTGGGCGGCTGCCGGTCCGCAGGTTATGCAGAAGATTCGCGATGTGATGGGCGTGCCAGGCATGTGCAATGCCTATGGCCAGTCCGAGGCATCGCCCAACATCACGCTCTCATCCTTCGACGATCCCTTTTCGTTGCGTGCCGCAGGTTGGGCCTTGCCGCATCCGGGCATGCAAGTGCGCATCGTTGATCCGGGTACAGGCAGCCCGGTGCCGGTGGGCGAGGCTGGAGAAATTCAGGCGCGTGGCTGGAGCGTCATGAAGGGGTACTACAACATGCCAGAAGCTACGGCACGAGCGCTGGGCGCAGACGGCTGGCTCAGCACGGGCGACCTGGGCGAAATGGATGCCGACGGGCGCATGCGCATGGTGGGCCGTTTGAAAGATATGTTCCGCGTTGGCGGTGAAAACGTTGCGCCCGCCGAGGTGGAAGAAGTGCTGCATGCGCATCCTGCCGTGCGCATGGCCCAGGTCGTGGGCGTGCCCGATGCGCGCTTGGGCGAAGTGCCCGCTGCTTTTGTGCTGCTGAAAGACGGGCAGGACAGCACGGCTGCGGAGCTGACGGCGTGGTGCAAGAGCCGCTGCGCGAACTATAAAGTGCCGCGGTATGTGGCTGTCGTGGACAGCTTTGAAAACATCGGCATGACGGGCAGTTCAAAAGTGCAAAAGAACAAATTGCGAGCGCATGCCGTGGCGCTGTTCGGATTGGAGCAACCAGCATGA
- a CDS encoding hydroxymethylglutaryl-CoA lyase has translation MSARDVVLCECFARDGLQHEPEFIGTQIKAGLIDRFAALGFERVEATSYSNPKVVPQFADASELLAMLPRRDGVWYKATCANARAVQRALADLDAGIGANEISLLVSASASHSLRNLKRERAAQWENITEMAELARGRLRMVGTISVAFGCPFEGAVDPESVMDDVRRFAQLGVGIVTLGDTTGMATPAAVRELYGRMLREFPQLTPVAHFHDTRGTGLVNYVSALDAGVRHFDCAFGGVGGHPAKVRYGGGHTGNVATEDLVSLFESMGVSTGLDLDALDEVSQLCQHTLGRPLHSRVAQSGLNPLISGARQALGAS, from the coding sequence ATGAGCGCGCGCGATGTGGTCCTGTGCGAATGCTTTGCCCGCGACGGCTTGCAGCACGAACCGGAATTTATCGGCACGCAGATCAAGGCGGGCCTGATCGACCGCTTTGCGGCGTTGGGATTCGAGCGCGTGGAAGCCACGTCCTATTCCAATCCCAAAGTGGTGCCCCAGTTCGCCGACGCCAGCGAGTTGCTGGCGATGCTGCCCCGCCGCGATGGCGTCTGGTACAAGGCGACCTGCGCCAATGCCCGTGCGGTGCAACGTGCGCTGGCGGACCTGGATGCAGGCATAGGCGCCAACGAGATCAGCCTGCTGGTGTCTGCCAGCGCTTCGCATTCCTTGCGCAACCTGAAACGCGAGCGGGCCGCGCAATGGGAGAACATCACGGAAATGGCGGAGCTGGCCCGTGGCCGTCTGCGCATGGTTGGCACGATCTCGGTCGCTTTCGGATGCCCGTTCGAGGGCGCGGTGGACCCCGAGTCTGTCATGGACGACGTGCGGCGTTTTGCGCAACTGGGCGTGGGCATCGTCACGCTGGGCGACACGACCGGCATGGCGACGCCGGCGGCGGTGCGCGAGCTGTATGGCCGCATGTTGCGCGAATTTCCGCAATTGACGCCGGTCGCGCATTTTCACGATACGCGTGGCACGGGACTGGTGAATTACGTATCTGCGCTGGACGCAGGCGTGCGCCATTTTGACTGCGCGTTTGGCGGTGTCGGCGGGCATCCGGCCAAGGTTCGTTATGGCGGCGGCCACACCGGCAACGTGGCAACGGAAGATCTGGTCAGCCTGTTTGAGTCCATGGGCGTGAGTACCGGCTTGGATCTGGATGCGTTGGACGAGGTGTCTCAGCTTTGCCAGCACACGCTGGGCCGCCCGCTGCACAGCCGGGTCGCGCAAAGTGGTCTGAATCCGCTTATTTCGGGCGCGCGGCAAGCGCTGGGGGCGTCATGA
- a CDS encoding MarR family winged helix-turn-helix transcriptional regulator — protein sequence MATLNARKSVSSSRGQPTALKELFSYRLNRLAYVSSRIAAGLNESRYGVGPREWRIIALLGAAPDMSLNAVAREANIDKSQASRTVSELIERGLICRSADSQDGRGVSLDLTRAGRSLYDEMFPAAVQRNDAMLAVLSEEERDMMERMLDKLTAHALEMLNEFKAEVPARRGRGVQPR from the coding sequence ATGGCAACCCTGAACGCACGCAAGTCTGTTTCCTCCTCGCGCGGCCAGCCGACGGCCTTGAAAGAGCTCTTCTCTTACCGGCTGAATCGTTTGGCCTACGTTTCCAGCCGCATAGCGGCCGGTTTGAACGAAAGCCGCTATGGAGTCGGGCCGCGCGAGTGGCGGATTATTGCGCTGCTGGGCGCGGCGCCAGACATGTCGCTCAATGCGGTGGCGCGCGAGGCCAACATCGATAAAAGCCAGGCCAGCCGCACCGTGTCGGAGCTGATTGAACGCGGCCTGATATGCCGTAGCGCGGACAGTCAGGACGGCCGTGGCGTCAGTCTGGATCTGACGAGGGCTGGCCGCTCGCTATACGACGAGATGTTCCCGGCCGCGGTGCAGCGCAACGACGCCATGCTTGCCGTGCTGTCGGAAGAGGAACGCGACATGATGGAAAGAATGCTCGACAAGTTGACGGCTCATGCGCTCGAGATGCTGAACGAATTCAAGGCCGAGGTGCCGGCTCGCCGCGGACGCGGCGTGCAACCGCGCTGA
- a CDS encoding enoyl-CoA hydratase/isomerase family protein, producing the protein MPELIIENHGAVRLLRLNRPEKHNALNTALTTALLDALVQADRDTAVRAVVLTGNGKSFCAGADTTEFSGLTMEQPAAVLSRADLTTDLHLVFSRMTKPVVAAVHGNALGGGAGLALACDLTVMAEDVRFGYPELRHGIVAAVVMANLVRQVGRKHAFELVAMAEPIDGARALALGIANRALPAAEVLDAALAMAERLAGWEPAAMGLTKRAFHRAADLGLAEALGVGRDANVIMRGFRQGAAR; encoded by the coding sequence ATGCCGGAATTGATCATAGAGAACCACGGCGCGGTGCGTTTGTTGCGGCTGAACCGCCCGGAAAAGCACAACGCGCTGAATACCGCTTTGACCACGGCGCTGCTGGATGCCCTGGTGCAAGCGGACCGCGATACAGCTGTGCGCGCAGTGGTGCTGACCGGCAACGGCAAGTCTTTTTGCGCCGGCGCCGACACGACCGAGTTCTCGGGCCTGACCATGGAGCAACCGGCTGCGGTTCTGAGCCGCGCGGACCTGACGACCGATCTGCATCTGGTGTTTTCGCGCATGACCAAACCGGTTGTCGCCGCCGTGCACGGCAATGCGCTGGGCGGTGGCGCAGGGTTGGCGCTGGCGTGCGACTTGACCGTCATGGCCGAGGATGTGCGTTTCGGTTATCCCGAGTTGCGCCATGGCATCGTGGCGGCCGTGGTCATGGCGAATCTGGTGCGGCAAGTGGGACGAAAGCACGCGTTTGAACTGGTCGCCATGGCGGAACCCATTGATGGCGCGCGAGCGCTGGCGCTAGGTATCGCCAATCGGGCATTGCCTGCCGCAGAGGTGCTGGATGCGGCCCTGGCAATGGCTGAACGCCTGGCAGGCTGGGAGCCTGCCGCGATGGGATTGACCAAACGCGCCTTTCATCGCGCAGCGGATCTGGGGCTGGCCGAGGCGCTGGGCGTTGGGCGCGATGCCAATGTGATCATGCGGGGCTTTCGCCAGGGGGCCGCGCGATGA
- a CDS encoding CaiB/BaiF CoA transferase family protein: MRPLDGVTILDLSRVLACPFASMILAELGATVIKVEQPGAGDETRGFEPQVQGEGGTESAYYLAFNRSKQSITVNFRKPAGQALIRRLAGTCDVVVENFPVGTLAKYGLDRDKIAPGNPGLIYFSCTGFGMTGPYAPRKGYDTVFQAMGGIMSLTGERGGGPVKPGLPVADLTSGLWAAIGILSALVGRARSGQGCHIDFSMLDGQVGLLSLAAARYFALGEVPQRLGTEHPGRVPSAAFECSDGRWVQITGSDQHWKPLCQALDLPQWADDAELARNAVRVARREEVMAGLSAATRRLTRDELCRRCDAVGVPAGPILDVEEIMHNEHVLARGMVSSYEHPSIGRFGAVPVPFKFKGYEDPRLERPPLLGEHTDSVLTSKLGLSDAEIQALRAEGAI; the protein is encoded by the coding sequence ATGAGACCGTTGGATGGAGTGACCATTCTGGATTTGTCGCGCGTGCTGGCATGTCCTTTTGCGTCGATGATTCTGGCGGAGTTAGGCGCCACCGTCATCAAAGTTGAGCAACCCGGCGCGGGCGACGAAACGCGGGGATTCGAGCCGCAGGTGCAGGGCGAAGGCGGAACGGAGTCCGCCTATTACCTGGCTTTTAATCGCAGCAAACAATCCATCACCGTGAACTTCCGCAAACCGGCAGGTCAGGCGCTGATTCGCCGGCTGGCCGGAACCTGCGACGTGGTGGTGGAGAATTTTCCGGTGGGCACCTTGGCCAAATACGGCTTGGATCGCGACAAGATTGCGCCCGGCAATCCTGGCCTGATCTATTTCTCGTGCACGGGTTTTGGCATGACGGGTCCTTATGCGCCCCGCAAGGGTTATGACACCGTGTTCCAGGCCATGGGCGGCATCATGAGCCTGACGGGTGAACGTGGCGGCGGTCCGGTAAAACCGGGGCTGCCCGTCGCAGATCTGACTTCCGGACTATGGGCCGCCATCGGCATTTTGTCCGCGCTGGTGGGCAGAGCGCGGTCGGGGCAGGGCTGCCATATCGACTTCTCGATGTTGGACGGGCAAGTGGGTTTGTTGTCGCTGGCGGCGGCGCGCTACTTCGCGCTGGGCGAAGTGCCGCAACGGCTGGGCACCGAACATCCGGGGCGGGTTCCTTCGGCTGCGTTTGAGTGCAGCGACGGCCGCTGGGTACAGATCACCGGTAGCGACCAGCACTGGAAGCCCTTGTGCCAAGCGCTGGATTTGCCGCAATGGGCGGATGATGCGGAGCTGGCGCGCAACGCCGTGCGGGTAGCGCGCCGCGAGGAAGTCATGGCGGGTTTGTCGGCCGCCACGCGGCGGCTCACGCGTGATGAACTCTGCCGGCGTTGCGACGCGGTGGGTGTCCCTGCCGGGCCGATATTGGATGTGGAAGAAATCATGCACAACGAGCACGTGCTGGCGCGCGGCATGGTGTCTAGTTACGAGCATCCTTCCATCGGCCGGTTTGGCGCAGTACCCGTCCCATTCAAATTCAAGGGTTATGAAGATCCGCGCCTGGAACGTCCGCCGCTCTTGGGCGAACACACCGATAGCGTACTGACGTCCAAGCTGGGCCTGTCGGACGCGGAGATTCAGGCATTGCGCGCCGAGGGCGCGATCTAG
- a CDS encoding tripartite tricarboxylate transporter substrate binding protein gives MKTLNRLLCGLAAGAFCAAAAAAEPYPSQPITLVNPYAAGGPADVLGRALARELERQLGKPVIVENKAGGGAAIGANFVARAKPDGYTLLLGTSAAHVVTPLMQRTPYDGIKDFAFVSIVANQPNMLVARPTLNAASVADLISMARKDPGKINYASAGPGSSPHLGAELFRERAGVDIVHIPYSGAAPAINDLVGGQVDVAVLNLAASLQFIRSGRLKALAYANGKRSPLLPDVPTLAESGVAGAESASWYSLAAPKGTPPDVLQRLNDAVARVNADAEYGKLMQAQGVDLWNMTPAEATAFVEKDQVAMRKLVESAGLMKK, from the coding sequence ATGAAGACCCTCAATCGCCTTTTATGCGGCCTGGCCGCGGGCGCTTTCTGCGCCGCCGCCGCGGCTGCCGAGCCGTATCCATCCCAGCCGATCACGCTGGTCAATCCCTATGCCGCCGGTGGTCCTGCCGATGTGCTGGGGCGCGCGCTGGCGCGTGAACTGGAAAGGCAACTTGGCAAGCCGGTGATCGTCGAAAACAAAGCGGGCGGAGGCGCAGCCATTGGCGCGAATTTCGTGGCGCGCGCCAAGCCGGACGGCTACACCTTGTTGCTGGGCACATCGGCTGCGCATGTGGTGACGCCATTGATGCAGCGCACGCCCTACGACGGCATCAAAGACTTCGCCTTTGTGTCTATTGTGGCCAACCAGCCGAACATGCTGGTGGCGCGGCCCACGCTGAACGCCGCCAGCGTCGCCGACCTGATTTCGATGGCGCGCAAGGACCCCGGAAAAATCAACTATGCCTCCGCGGGGCCGGGCAGCTCGCCGCATCTGGGCGCCGAACTGTTCCGCGAGCGGGCGGGCGTGGACATCGTGCATATCCCTTACAGCGGCGCAGCGCCCGCTATCAATGATCTGGTGGGAGGGCAGGTGGATGTTGCCGTGCTCAACCTGGCCGCCAGCCTGCAATTCATTCGTAGCGGGCGGCTGAAAGCGCTGGCATATGCAAACGGCAAGCGCTCACCGCTCTTGCCCGATGTGCCCACGCTGGCCGAGTCGGGCGTGGCGGGCGCGGAGTCCGCATCCTGGTACAGCCTGGCTGCGCCCAAAGGAACGCCGCCAGACGTACTGCAACGGCTTAACGACGCAGTGGCTCGCGTGAATGCCGATGCGGAATACGGCAAGCTGATGCAGGCGCAGGGCGTGGACCTGTGGAATATGACGCCCGCAGAAGCCACGGCTTTCGTGGAAAAGGATCAAGTGGCCATGCGCAAATTGGTGGAGTCGGCAGGGCTGATGAAAAAGTAA
- a CDS encoding NAD(P)H-dependent flavin oxidoreductase, which translates to MILQTPLTRLLGTRYPIIQGGMSWASSNAALALAVSRAGGLGVIAAGPMYPEALLAAVREVRRGTDAPFAVNIPLYNKRAQEHMDIAIAEGVPVIIASQGGPQKHIGRARDAGIKWLQVVASPLHAEKAQAAGVDAVIAVGLEAGGHPGPDEIGLQVLLRATVRRVTLPVVAAGGIADGAGIAAALCLGAAGAQLGTRFLLTPEAGVHADYKAAVLAAGVADTTLVGRGRSPVRMLRNAFARQYQQAERGSDDDALDALFALSSLKQAAYDGDVDGGKVEAGQSAGLIDSLQPAGLLVQQLVDETRAALARAAALAA; encoded by the coding sequence ATGATTTTGCAAACTCCGTTGACTCGATTGCTGGGCACGCGTTATCCCATCATCCAGGGCGGCATGAGCTGGGCATCGTCCAACGCAGCGCTGGCACTGGCGGTATCGCGCGCGGGCGGTTTGGGCGTCATCGCCGCTGGCCCCATGTACCCGGAGGCCCTGCTTGCTGCCGTGCGCGAGGTGCGCCGTGGCACTGACGCCCCCTTCGCCGTCAATATTCCGCTCTACAACAAGCGCGCCCAGGAACACATGGACATCGCTATCGCCGAAGGCGTGCCGGTGATCATTGCGTCTCAAGGCGGTCCGCAAAAACACATTGGCCGCGCGCGCGACGCCGGCATCAAATGGCTGCAAGTGGTGGCAAGCCCGCTGCATGCCGAGAAGGCGCAGGCAGCGGGCGTAGACGCGGTGATCGCCGTCGGCCTTGAAGCGGGCGGCCACCCAGGGCCAGACGAAATCGGCTTGCAAGTGCTGTTGCGCGCGACCGTCCGGCGCGTGACGTTGCCTGTCGTTGCGGCAGGCGGCATTGCCGATGGCGCGGGCATTGCCGCCGCGCTATGCCTGGGCGCGGCAGGTGCGCAATTGGGCACCCGCTTCCTGCTGACGCCAGAGGCAGGCGTGCACGCCGACTACAAGGCCGCTGTGCTTGCCGCTGGCGTGGCCGATACCACGCTGGTGGGACGCGGGCGTTCGCCAGTTCGGATGCTGCGCAATGCCTTTGCCCGCCAGTATCAGCAGGCAGAACGCGGCAGCGATGACGACGCGCTGGATGCGTTATTCGCCCTGAGTTCCTTGAAGCAAGCCGCGTATGACGGCGACGTCGATGGCGGCAAAGTCGAAGCGGGACAAAGCGCCGGTTTGATAGACAGCCTGCAACCAGCAGGCCTGCTGGTGCAGCAACTCGTGGACGAAACGCGGGCAGCCCTGGCACGCGCAGCCGCTCTGGCTGCCTGA